CAGCATATCCTATTGCTAAGCCTGGACATTCATGTCCGTGAAATTTAATTACTTCCTCCCAAGTTTTCATACCTTATACCCCCAACAAAAAAACCATGAGGTACACCTATAGCAATAGATAGAGCTATCGCTAGTGTAAACCTTCATGGTTTAAATTTTTATTTAATATTTTATTTTCTATATTATAGTACATTATTTTCTATATTATGTCAATTTATTTATTGTATCTACAATTTAATTAATATATAAGCACATAAATCTTAAGTACTCTATCTACTTTATTAAATTCCATATATATCCACCTATTTTTATTATAATAATATGATACAAAAAAGGTTAGACGTATTTTGTCTAACCTTTTTACAATTTTTTATTATTCTGAAGTTATTGACTCTAATCTTATTTAATTAAATATTAAATTCTTCAAACTCATCAATATCCATCTCATCATAAACTATATCTTCTTCCCATTCTATATCATCTAAATCCTCATCATCTATTTCTTCAATATCTTCTATTACTTGTATTCCTATATCTCCTAATGTTTCATTTAATTTTTCAAGTACATCAGCTTTATTATTTATATATATTCTTTCATCTGGATCTAACTCTAAAGCTTTTTCATAGTATTCTAATGCTTTTTCATACTCACCTAATTTAAAATAATTAAGACCTATATTATTCAACGAAGAAGAACATTCACTATCTATCTGTGCTGCTCTTAAATAATATTTATTAGATAACTCATACCTTCTATTTCTTGAATAGATCCATCCTAATGCAAAATTTGCATCATATCTATTATCATTAATTTCAAGTGCATTGTGATACTGATTTATAGCTATATTATACTTTCTTAATTCATAATAGCAATCACCTAGATATACATATATATGCTCATACTCACCATAAATATCAATAATTTTTTCATACAACTCTATAGCTTTATGTGGCTTGCCTTGTCTACGATAGCAGTGTGCTTTAGTACACATTGCATATTCATTATCTTCATCAAGTTTTAGCACTTGATTTGCTATTTTTATTGCACTTGTATAACTTTCCTTTTCTAGCTGTATCTTAGCTTTCATATTTAAGGCAGCTAAAGACTTTGGATTATAATCTAGCATAGTTTTAATAATATTTGAAACTTTATCAAAATCTCCATTATTGCAACACTCTAGCAATGCTTCATTTTGATAATCCTCATCTAACTGTTCAAATTCCACTCCAACGGTATTTCCTTTTATAGCATTTTCCCATCTAGTTAATAGTTGTAAATTTTCAACTATTGTAAGACCGCCTTTAGATATCGGTACTATATGATCTATTTGGAAATATCTAGTTTTTTTACTTCTATACTTTCCACTTGCACTTACATAATACCCTTCCTCATCTCTATAGTTATCATATACTTCATCATTTATTTCTCTCCATCTCTTAGGATTTAATTTCTTTATTTGATATAAACTTAATTTTGTATAATCTATATGATCTGGGGTAAATTTTGGTTTTTTATGACTTTCTTTTATAAATCTATTTCTCATTTCTCGATCTATTTCACTGTTAAATAATAAAAATTCATCATTAAAATATATACTCCAACCTAAAGATTTGTCTTCCCATTTATTTTTTATGTACTCAGCTTCTTCAAATCTATTTAACCTTTTATCTAAAATATCATCTACTAAATTAGCTATATTAAATTCTTCTCTTCCTTCAAACTCTATAAGCTCAAGTTTTTCACCAGCTAACTCATAATACATTATAATATCTTTTATATCCTCTTCATTAAATCCTAAATCTAAATCGTACCCTTCAAATATCTCATCCAATATGTGATTATAAATAGAGTCTATTTTAGGTTCATCTATACCTTCTTCATTTACATTGAACTTTCTAAAAATATACTCTAAATCCTCTATTAACTGCTCATACGGATTTTTTAAATTATCAAAAACCAATACTTCACAATTTTTATCTATATCATTTTCTTCATCGAAAATATTAAAACAATACGAACCGATTGGAACTAACTCCATATAGTCTTTTCCTACCCATTTCTTTTCAATAGATGAATCCATAAGTTTTGCAAATTCTTCTATCATTTTTATAGGTACTAAAGTATTACCTAAAGATCTTTTTCTATCTATCTCTTTTTCATCAAATTCACCATAGTTTAATAATCTCTTTGGACTAACCCAGTTTATTCTATATTTCCAATCATCTATAAAACTTACTATATATGCATTCTCTGTTCCACCAGCACTTTTCCCTCTAAGTCCTCTACCTATCATCTGATTCATAAGTATAGATGAAGTTGTTTGTCTTGTTAAAAATACGGTCTCTACATTAGGTATATCCGTGCCTTCTGTCAGTATATTTACATTTATTAATATATCTAGTTTATCATTTCTAAAGTCTAAAATCTTTTTTTCATTCTCCTGAGCACTTATGGTAACACCAGTGTAACCATCTTTTATACTTGATACAACATAATCACTTTTTATCCCCTTCTTTATAAATAGTGCATTAAGTGCAATTGCATGATCTATATTTACAGCGAATACTAAACATTTTCCATATTTACTTTTATTATTTATGTAGTGATCTACTATAAAATTATTTCTTTCTTTATTAAGAGCTATTTGCTTAGCTATTGAATCTGGTAAATTTTGAAATCTTCTAAGCGCATTCAGCTCATAACTATTAAGTTCTCTATCCATTTTATAATCTGTTTTCAAATCTATAAACTCTGGTTTTGATAATATACCATTATTTACAAGAGTTTTTAAATCTACGCTGTAGCAAATACCATCTGTAAATATTTTTCCTAATAGCCCTTTTTCCTTTTCACTTGTCCTTGTTGGAGTTGCAGTAAGTCCTATTACTTTCAGATTGTTTTTGCATGATTTTTCTACCATATTTATTATATTTCTATACGTCTTAGCAGTAGCATGATGTGCTTCATCAATTACTAGACACACATTATCTTTATTATTATCTAGCCACTTTTGTAAATATTCTTTATTGTAGTTTAGGCTATCTTTACTTGCTATTATGAAGTCATCTTCTTTTGTTATATTTACTGGATTATCATGTTCTGATGATCCAGATATTATCCTATATGTAAACTTATCTATATTTGGTAATACATCTTTGTAAGCTGTATTAGCTGCAGTATTTAATGTCTGATTTAGAAGTTCATGCCTATGTGCTAGCCATAATACCTTCTTATTATTATTTATCATTTCTTTTAGTACCCAATAAACTGTGGTAAAAGTTTTCCCTCCACCTGTTGGTATAACTAATAAAGATTTAAAAATATCTTTCTCACTTTGATTTGTTAATTCTTTTATAGCTTCTTTTTGATGTATGTATAAGCTTCTAGATATACTAGAATCTGACACTTCTATTTTACCTGAAAAACTATATTTATTTACTTCGCCACTCATTTTACTCCACCTTTCATATTCCAATCCTAACAATTAAATTTTACCATTTTCCCCTATTAGTTGTATATATAGTAAAATTATTACTTTATATTATTTATTTTCTTACAATCTTGATACCTTCTACATAACCTTAAACAACTCTTTATAGTACTTTCAGATAAATTAGTCTTTTCAAACTTTACTTTTACATACTCTTCTCCCTTTGTATAATCAATATTTCTATTTTTCATTATATTTATCCTAGACATATCATCCTTAATAGATTTTTCACTTAATGTTCCTAATGATCTTAAATATTCTTCAAATTCATTCATATTATCTCTCCCCCATATCTTTTTATTTTAACATGTTCTACATCTTTATAGCTCCTGATCCCGTCAAAGCATATCCTCACCATAGCAAATAATTTGCATTTTCAACTCTAATACCTAACATACAAGCTCAGTTGCAATCTTATCCATTTTGCTACATTTGAGGCTATCACTTTAATCATAATTAAATTATATTACATATTTAATCATTTCTAAACCTATTGTATAATTATATATAAATAACAACGAGGTGAATCTTATGAAAAAAAAATTAAAAGTAGTTGCTGGTATTATAGAAAATGAATATAATGAAGTTTTGTGTGCACTAAGATCTCCTCAAATGACACTTCCAAATATGTGGGAGTTTCCTGGTGGTAAGGTTGAAAGTGGAGAATCTCTTAATGATGCTATTGAACGTGAAATAATGGAAGAACTAGATTGTAAAGTTAAAGCTTTAGATGTTTTCCATGATAATACTCATGAATACGAAAATGTTATAGTTAATCTTATCTGTATCAGATGTAAAATTGTTGAGGGGATTCCAACTTCTAATGAGCATTCTGAGCTTATATGGTTTAGACGTGAGAATCTTGAGTCTTTAAAATGGGCTCCTGCTGATATTCCTGCGGTAAATAAGTTAATATCTGAGTAATAAAAAAGTCGCTTCGCTCCTGTCGCCAACGACATAAAACCAGGTCCGTTGCTCAAGCCTAGCAGTTGGCATTATAAATTATTCACAAACCGAATAATTTATAATGCCTTAGTATATAAAAAAGATAGTTGATTTTATATAATATCAACTATCTTTTTTGTATTTTATTAATTAAATATTTTTTGATTTGTATATTTTTTCTTTCATCTAATTTCTTGGGCATTAAAGAATGTTACAAATACTTTATTCCTTTATACTCAGTGCTCTTAATAAAATTTCACTCATAAATTCATACTCTAGATTGAATGTTTCTACACTAGCTTTAAGCATCTCTTCATTACTAATTTTTGCAAAATCTAATTGAAGTCCATTATGTAATGCAATACACTCTATAAACATTCTCTGACTTCTTCCATTACCTTCACGAAAAGGATGAATTGCATTAATTTCACCAATATAATAAGCTAATCTATCAGCTAATTTCTTAATTGATAAGTTCTCTAAATAATTTTCCTTTTCAAGCCTTCTCATTATTGAAATCATTTGCTCTTCAATAAATTCACATAGGCAAAATTGATTTCCTTTTGAAATATTTACAGTTCTTGTTGTACCTGCCCATTCATATATATCACCAAAAATAAATTTATGGATACTTTTTAGATAATCAAAGTCCAATTTTCCATCTATAGGATTTTGCATAAATTGAGCTGTTCTCAAAGAAGTTATACTTCTTTCTGCTGATTTTAGCTCATTTTCATCTCTAATATTAAGCTTATTCTTCAATACATATGTCCCTGGATAACAATAGTGACTATCAGCTTCATATTCATAATAATATTTATCTTCCATTAATTTACCAATTTATGTGTATACTTTTTTACAAGCTTGTCTATGGCTTCTTGAAATGAAACTTTACCTTCCAGGCATTCTCTTATGCGCTCTTTATCTTCTTGTAATAAGGGCATATTTTCCATTGACATAGTCGCATTTGTATTCTCTATAATTCTATCTTCTTTGCTCATAATCATCTTCACCCTTTCTATATACAATTTTAATGTTTTATTAATTATATCATATCCATAATAACTCTGCTACAAACCATATAGAAATAATTTACCCTATTTCATTATAAATTCATGTCCTATATTCATTGTATTTATATTTTATTTTATGCCACATTTCTAAATTAGAATTTCTGTAAGGTTGAATTCGAGAATCTATCTATTTTAAGTAAAATTACTTTTAAATATTATTTTCAACTATATTCTTAAGAGTCTCTAATGTCTTTACTTCATCATAAAGGCTTACTGCATATACCCTTATCTTCTTATTCTTATTATGCTCTAGATACCAAGACTCTAAATACTCACTACTACAATCACTGCTACTAGGATATAACAAAATAGCACTTTTTACATCTTCATATCTAGTTAAATAAGCATACATCTGATAAAAATCATCTCTCTTTACACCATGCCTATTTAAACTTCCATCAATCTTTTTCCACTTAGTGTCTATAATTAACTTTTCCTTACCTTCAACCTCTATAACGATATCTGGCTGAAGTAAAAATATATCTCTATCAGTTTTTTCATTCTTAAGTAGTTTATACTTACTATGCTGAGAATGAACTTCGTATTTATCTAAATTTAGCCTAAGCAAATTAGTTATATATCTTTCATAAACATCATTCATTTCAAATAATATAGCAAAAGACTTATCATCACCTTTATTTCCAATAGATGAATATCCATTTAAAAGC
Above is a genomic segment from Romboutsia lituseburensis containing:
- a CDS encoding DEAD/DEAH box helicase family protein, translated to MSGEVNKYSFSGKIEVSDSSISRSLYIHQKEAIKELTNQSEKDIFKSLLVIPTGGGKTFTTVYWVLKEMINNNKKVLWLAHRHELLNQTLNTAANTAYKDVLPNIDKFTYRIISGSSEHDNPVNITKEDDFIIASKDSLNYNKEYLQKWLDNNKDNVCLVIDEAHHATAKTYRNIINMVEKSCKNNLKVIGLTATPTRTSEKEKGLLGKIFTDGICYSVDLKTLVNNGILSKPEFIDLKTDYKMDRELNSYELNALRRFQNLPDSIAKQIALNKERNNFIVDHYINNKSKYGKCLVFAVNIDHAIALNALFIKKGIKSDYVVSSIKDGYTGVTISAQENEKKILDFRNDKLDILINVNILTEGTDIPNVETVFLTRQTTSSILMNQMIGRGLRGKSAGGTENAYIVSFIDDWKYRINWVSPKRLLNYGEFDEKEIDRKRSLGNTLVPIKMIEEFAKLMDSSIEKKWVGKDYMELVPIGSYCFNIFDEENDIDKNCEVLVFDNLKNPYEQLIEDLEYIFRKFNVNEEGIDEPKIDSIYNHILDEIFEGYDLDLGFNEEDIKDIIMYYELAGEKLELIEFEGREEFNIANLVDDILDKRLNRFEEAEYIKNKWEDKSLGWSIYFNDEFLLFNSEIDREMRNRFIKESHKKPKFTPDHIDYTKLSLYQIKKLNPKRWREINDEVYDNYRDEEGYYVSASGKYRSKKTRYFQIDHIVPISKGGLTIVENLQLLTRWENAIKGNTVGVEFEQLDEDYQNEALLECCNNGDFDKVSNIIKTMLDYNPKSLAALNMKAKIQLEKESYTSAIKIANQVLKLDEDNEYAMCTKAHCYRRQGKPHKAIELYEKIIDIYGEYEHIYVYLGDCYYELRKYNIAINQYHNALEINDNRYDANFALGWIYSRNRRYELSNKYYLRAAQIDSECSSSLNNIGLNYFKLGEYEKALEYYEKALELDPDERIYINNKADVLEKLNETLGDIGIQVIEDIEEIDDEDLDDIEWEEDIVYDEMDIDEFEEFNI
- a CDS encoding (deoxy)nucleoside triphosphate pyrophosphohydrolase, whose product is MKKKLKVVAGIIENEYNEVLCALRSPQMTLPNMWEFPGGKVESGESLNDAIEREIMEELDCKVKALDVFHDNTHEYENVIVNLICIRCKIVEGIPTSNEHSELIWFRRENLESLKWAPADIPAVNKLISE
- a CDS encoding Fic/DOC family protein, which produces MEDKYYYEYEADSHYCYPGTYVLKNKLNIRDENELKSAERSITSLRTAQFMQNPIDGKLDFDYLKSIHKFIFGDIYEWAGTTRTVNISKGNQFCLCEFIEEQMISIMRRLEKENYLENLSIKKLADRLAYYIGEINAIHPFREGNGRSQRMFIECIALHNGLQLDFAKISNEEMLKASVETFNLEYEFMSEILLRALSIKE